The Myxococcaceae bacterium JPH2 genome contains a region encoding:
- a CDS encoding Gldg family protein, giving the protein MSARKASSGLPVTWAYVVGLLLVFVGERIVGAGSARWGLSCVGAALALGAGAWRFARLRAAQGERRTLESWVLGLYGVGLLALVLYFFQSDVGASLLGEPLSRRAPRLAVVLAAIHPALSVCALVPLALVELAAAAMARAPVPETGRVRGALFSGLGLSFVLVFAFAAMYVATQADVTWDLSYFRTARPGESTRKLMRGLNEPLQVTMFFPPANDVGEAVRQYFRDLAPESPQLQLERLDQAVDPAKAKALGVFNNGSVVLARGERRELLTLGLELERARGQLQKLDQEVQRRLLAVARPRRVAYFTAGHGERADTRPVQGETPRPSVSQLKEVLRAQNVDVRPLSVVEGLGSEVPRDASVVAVMGAAKDFMPEELKALRDYWERGGRLWLALEPDGADFQPLLAALGLKSERTQLANDQVYFRTAQQVSDRGNLGTASFSSHPSVSSLSAMGGQAPVAMMGAGVLDVLSPLPAGLSLDVSVRAHGATFADTNGDFTPDPGEARRPWPLVVAVEKPASGTVKEAARAVVMADADALVDGVLTNRGNAYLAVDTLRWLTGEEALSGATSSEEDLPLQHTRDQDVAWFYVTVFLVPAAAMAVGFGVTRRRGRRAPRATEASAGGAR; this is encoded by the coding sequence ATGAGCGCGCGCAAGGCTTCCTCGGGCCTGCCCGTGACGTGGGCCTATGTCGTGGGACTGCTGCTCGTCTTCGTGGGCGAGCGCATCGTGGGGGCGGGCTCCGCGCGGTGGGGCCTCTCCTGCGTGGGGGCCGCGCTGGCGTTGGGGGCCGGGGCCTGGCGCTTCGCGCGACTGCGCGCCGCTCAGGGCGAGCGCCGCACCCTCGAGTCGTGGGTGCTGGGCCTCTACGGCGTGGGGCTCCTGGCGCTGGTGCTCTACTTCTTCCAGTCCGACGTGGGGGCCTCGCTCCTGGGCGAGCCGCTGTCTCGTCGCGCGCCTCGGCTGGCCGTGGTGCTGGCCGCGATCCATCCCGCGCTGAGCGTCTGCGCGTTGGTGCCGCTGGCGCTGGTGGAGCTGGCGGCCGCGGCGATGGCGCGTGCACCGGTGCCGGAGACGGGCCGCGTGCGCGGTGCGCTGTTCTCCGGGCTGGGGCTGTCCTTCGTGCTCGTGTTTGCCTTTGCGGCCATGTACGTGGCGACGCAGGCGGATGTCACCTGGGACCTGTCGTACTTCCGCACCGCGCGCCCGGGCGAGTCCACGCGCAAGCTGATGCGCGGCCTCAACGAGCCTCTCCAGGTGACGATGTTCTTCCCACCCGCCAACGACGTGGGTGAGGCGGTGCGGCAGTACTTCCGCGACCTCGCGCCCGAGAGTCCGCAGCTCCAGCTGGAGCGGCTGGACCAGGCGGTGGACCCCGCGAAGGCGAAGGCGCTGGGGGTCTTCAACAACGGCTCCGTGGTGCTGGCGCGGGGAGAGCGCCGCGAGCTCCTGACGCTGGGGCTGGAGCTGGAGCGCGCGCGTGGACAGCTCCAGAAGTTGGACCAGGAGGTCCAGCGGCGGCTGCTCGCGGTGGCGCGTCCGCGTCGCGTGGCCTACTTCACGGCGGGCCACGGCGAGCGCGCCGACACGCGCCCGGTGCAGGGCGAGACGCCGCGCCCCTCCGTGTCGCAGCTCAAGGAAGTGCTGCGCGCGCAGAACGTGGATGTGCGACCGCTGTCGGTGGTGGAGGGGCTGGGCTCCGAGGTGCCTCGCGACGCCTCGGTGGTGGCGGTGATGGGCGCGGCGAAGGACTTCATGCCCGAGGAGCTGAAGGCCCTGCGCGATTACTGGGAGCGCGGCGGTCGGCTGTGGCTGGCGTTGGAGCCGGATGGCGCCGACTTCCAGCCGCTGCTGGCGGCGCTGGGGCTCAAGTCCGAGCGCACGCAGTTGGCGAATGATCAGGTGTACTTCCGCACCGCGCAGCAGGTGAGCGACCGAGGCAACCTGGGCACGGCGAGCTTCTCGTCGCATCCCTCGGTGTCGTCGCTGTCCGCCATGGGCGGGCAGGCGCCGGTGGCGATGATGGGCGCGGGCGTTCTGGACGTGCTGTCGCCGCTGCCCGCGGGGCTCTCGCTGGACGTGAGCGTGCGCGCGCACGGCGCCACCTTCGCGGACACCAACGGTGACTTCACGCCAGACCCGGGCGAGGCGCGGCGCCCCTGGCCGCTGGTGGTGGCGGTGGAGAAGCCGGCCTCGGGAACGGTGAAGGAAGCGGCGCGCGCGGTGGTCATGGCGGACGCGGACGCGCTGGTCGACGGCGTGCTCACCAACCGAGGCAATGCCTATCTCGCGGTGGACACGCTGCGCTGGCTCACGGGCGAGGAGGCCCTCTCCGGCGCGACGTCCTCCGAGGAAGACCTGCCGCTGCAGCACACGCGGGACCAGGACGTGGCGTGGTTCTACGTGACCGTCTTCCTGGTGCCCGCCGCGGCGATGGCGGTGGGCTTCGGGGTGACGCGGCGTCGAGGGCGGCGTGCGCCGCGCGCGACCGAGGCCTCGGCGGGAGGTGCGCGATGA
- a CDS encoding GvpL/GvpF family gas vesicle protein, with amino-acid sequence MDPATEEDAAQGECPQYVYGILRASAPLDLGRIGLGAPPASVRTVHEAGMAALVSESPGPRIAPTRTHLLVHQRVTEAVLRDHTLLPVAFGTVLPSLSRVREVLRAAREPLSRALEMIHGRLELGLKVRCHREHLARQVEMEAPALARHPAEPEGAHAARLEAAVSERATRDMATVIADLRPLAASLREDPPLGEHMLLNASFLVDREELATFEARVRALATRTEAYAFRLTGPWPPYSFVQRRLDVD; translated from the coding sequence ATCGACCCCGCGACCGAGGAGGACGCCGCCCAAGGAGAGTGCCCGCAGTACGTCTACGGCATCCTGCGCGCCAGCGCTCCGCTCGACCTGGGACGCATCGGCCTGGGGGCGCCGCCCGCGTCCGTGCGCACCGTGCACGAAGCGGGCATGGCCGCGTTGGTGTCCGAGTCACCGGGCCCGCGCATCGCGCCCACGCGCACGCACTTGCTGGTGCACCAGCGCGTCACCGAGGCCGTGCTGCGCGACCACACCCTCTTGCCCGTGGCGTTCGGCACGGTGTTGCCCTCGCTCTCACGCGTGCGCGAGGTGCTGCGCGCGGCGCGTGAGCCCCTGTCACGCGCGCTGGAGATGATCCACGGCCGGCTGGAGCTGGGCCTCAAGGTGCGCTGCCACCGCGAGCACCTCGCCCGTCAGGTGGAGATGGAAGCACCAGCGCTCGCGCGACATCCCGCGGAGCCCGAGGGCGCGCACGCGGCCCGGCTCGAGGCCGCGGTGTCCGAACGCGCCACGCGAGACATGGCCACGGTGATTGCGGACCTGCGTCCCCTGGCCGCGTCCCTGCGCGAGGATCCGCCGCTCGGCGAACACATGCTCCTCAACGCATCGTTCCTGGTGGACCGAGAGGAGCTGGCGACCTTCGAGGCCCGCGTGCGCGCGCTGGCCACGCGCACGGAGGCCTATGCGTTCCGCCTCACCGGGCCCTGGCCGCCCTACAGCTTCGTGCAGCGACGGCTCGACGTGGACTGA
- a CDS encoding response regulator codes for MTLPTAPPKPLVLVVDDYEDAREMYAEYLEYSGFRVAEAKNGQEALDKAFELLPDVILMDLSLPIIDGWEATRRLKQDTRTQTIPVVALTGHAMTGQSDEARGAGCDAFVTKPCLPDALVDEVRRVLATRARVQVG; via the coding sequence ATGACCCTCCCCACCGCTCCCCCCAAACCCCTCGTCCTGGTCGTCGACGACTACGAGGACGCGCGCGAGATGTACGCGGAGTACCTCGAGTACTCCGGGTTCCGCGTGGCCGAGGCGAAGAACGGCCAGGAGGCGCTGGACAAGGCGTTCGAGCTGCTGCCGGACGTCATCCTCATGGACCTGTCGCTGCCCATCATCGACGGGTGGGAGGCCACGCGGCGGCTGAAGCAGGACACGCGCACGCAGACCATCCCCGTGGTGGCGCTCACCGGTCACGCGATGACAGGCCAGTCCGACGAAGCGCGCGGCGCGGGCTGCGATGCCTTCGTCACCAAGCCCTGTCTGCCGGACGCGCTGGTGGACGAGGTCCGGCGCGTGCTGGCCACACGGGCCCGCGTGCAAGTCGGCTGA
- a CDS encoding PAS domain-containing sensor histidine kinase, producing MRATRLDLTPEATTRSTRSPERKAVAAPAPLPSVVPPDAPARLSLAERLLTCDGAQACAEASVEWLVHQAHLSPVACLSLDSPDGGPLCLAAHGLLPAQQDALVHALAHSAFALSVPMGPAATRGLAPGLQSLLPPSQGGGFFTVPLLARAGGHTVGLLVVTSPTEMLPPDVPWLASCLGPQLARQLLGGGGPPARLWEPDGLLRRIIDSVADPILLTDMEGQPHLANARAEMLLVVAPDSRPGRRRAVQLNQRVFAAALVAGAGADAVRRREVPLVDPVEGTDLHFELVSTPVRGPDGREAMVSVLRNVTDLGRATQALGESYRRLRATEREARSERHRLDRVLDSVADPIILTDPAGGTVMMNDPAEKLFALPPDAGEAAQRRVRANDAQFSAFLSGLLGGGTTLRCRGQLILVDPAAGATLPMEAVASKVLGDSGELTGVVTLFQDRTEALEKARLLERLKDVSTQLEARVQVATAELAEQNEKLRRQAIQLEQASAAKSQFLANMSHEFRTPLNAILGYTNMLLQGVSGDLSSSQKRNLTRIDSNGRHLLEVINEILDITRIEAGRMPLHLSDFGLPELLQEVTAEMDPIIARSHLTVGTHLGSGLLPVHSDRQKVKQIVLNLLSNALKFTHEGSVQVTAEYTAQVDAFAIAVVDTGIGIDPAYQEKIFEDFQQVDSSPTRAYGGTGLGLSICRRLATMLGGRVTLQSAPGHGSTFTLHFPRRARRT from the coding sequence ATGCGCGCCACACGTCTGGACCTGACGCCCGAGGCCACCACCCGCTCGACCCGGTCCCCGGAGCGTAAGGCCGTGGCCGCCCCTGCCCCGCTGCCATCCGTCGTGCCTCCGGACGCTCCGGCGCGGCTGTCGCTCGCCGAGCGGCTGCTGACGTGCGACGGGGCGCAGGCGTGCGCCGAGGCGTCGGTGGAGTGGCTCGTCCATCAGGCCCACCTGTCCCCCGTGGCGTGCCTGTCGCTCGACTCGCCGGATGGCGGGCCGCTGTGCCTGGCCGCTCATGGACTCCTTCCCGCGCAGCAGGACGCGCTCGTCCACGCCTTGGCGCACAGCGCGTTCGCGCTCAGCGTCCCCATGGGTCCCGCCGCCACGCGCGGACTGGCGCCTGGACTCCAGTCGCTGCTGCCCCCCTCGCAGGGCGGCGGCTTCTTCACCGTGCCCCTGCTGGCGCGCGCGGGCGGGCACACCGTGGGGCTGCTCGTGGTGACGTCCCCCACGGAGATGCTGCCGCCCGATGTGCCGTGGTTGGCGTCATGCCTGGGGCCGCAGCTCGCGCGTCAGCTCCTCGGCGGCGGCGGGCCGCCCGCGCGGCTGTGGGAGCCGGATGGGCTGTTGCGCCGCATCATCGACTCGGTGGCGGACCCCATCCTGCTCACGGACATGGAGGGACAGCCGCACCTGGCCAACGCGCGCGCCGAGATGCTGCTCGTGGTGGCACCCGATTCACGTCCAGGTCGTCGCCGCGCGGTGCAGCTGAACCAGCGCGTGTTCGCCGCGGCCTTGGTGGCGGGCGCGGGCGCGGACGCGGTGCGCCGCCGCGAGGTGCCCCTGGTGGATCCCGTGGAGGGCACGGACCTGCACTTCGAGCTGGTCAGCACGCCCGTGCGCGGTCCAGATGGTCGAGAGGCGATGGTGAGTGTGCTGCGCAACGTGACGGACCTGGGGCGCGCCACCCAGGCGCTGGGCGAGAGCTACCGCCGCCTGCGCGCCACCGAGCGAGAGGCCCGCAGCGAGCGTCATCGATTGGACCGCGTGCTCGACTCGGTGGCGGACCCCATCATCCTGACGGATCCAGCGGGCGGCACGGTGATGATGAACGACCCGGCGGAGAAGCTCTTCGCCCTGCCCCCGGACGCGGGCGAGGCCGCCCAACGACGCGTCCGCGCCAACGACGCGCAGTTCTCCGCGTTCCTCTCCGGACTCCTGGGCGGGGGCACCACGCTGCGCTGTCGTGGGCAGCTCATCCTGGTGGATCCCGCCGCGGGCGCCACGCTCCCCATGGAGGCCGTGGCCAGCAAGGTGCTCGGCGACAGCGGCGAACTGACGGGCGTGGTCACCCTCTTTCAGGACCGCACCGAGGCGCTGGAGAAGGCGCGCCTGCTGGAGCGCCTGAAGGATGTGTCCACGCAGTTGGAGGCGCGCGTGCAGGTGGCCACCGCGGAGCTGGCCGAGCAGAACGAGAAGCTGCGGCGCCAGGCCATCCAGTTGGAGCAAGCGAGCGCGGCCAAGTCGCAGTTCCTGGCCAACATGTCGCACGAGTTCCGCACGCCCCTCAACGCCATCCTCGGCTACACCAACATGCTGCTGCAGGGCGTCTCGGGCGACCTGTCCTCCTCCCAGAAGCGCAACCTCACCCGCATCGATTCCAACGGGCGGCACCTGCTGGAGGTCATCAACGAGATTCTCGACATCACCCGCATCGAAGCGGGGCGCATGCCACTGCACCTGTCGGACTTCGGCCTCCCCGAGCTGCTGCAGGAAGTGACGGCGGAGATGGACCCCATCATCGCGCGCAGTCACCTGACGGTGGGCACGCACCTGGGCTCGGGCTTGTTGCCCGTGCACAGTGACAGGCAGAAGGTGAAGCAGATCGTCCTCAACCTGTTGTCCAACGCGCTGAAGTTCACGCACGAGGGCTCGGTGCAAGTCACGGCCGAATACACCGCGCAGGTGGACGCGTTCGCCATCGCCGTGGTGGACACGGGGATTGGAATCGACCCCGCCTATCAGGAGAAGATCTTCGAGGACTTCCAGCAGGTGGACAGCTCCCCCACGCGCGCCTACGGAGGAACGGGCCTGGGGCTCTCCATCTGTCGGCGCCTGGCCACCATGCTGGGAGGGCGCGTCACCCTCCAGAGCGCTCCAGGCCACGGCTCGACCTTCACCCTGCACTTCCCCCGACGTGCGAGACGGACATGA
- a CDS encoding DNA-3-methyladenine glycosylase 2 family protein: MPRLAKSSSVPLLPDAWSPAARRALVKADPVMGALMKKVGPLRLELSPLHSPFEALARAIVYQQLHARAASTIFGRVCERVGHGKAFTPEKVLATPETALREAGLSANKLAALLDLARKTQDGTVPPLARVRRMSDADLVEHFTQVRGIGPWTVEMLLIFRLGRPDVLPVDDYGVRKGFMLAYQQDEMPKPKALLEFGERWRPWRTVASWYLWRATELPPDSFK, from the coding sequence ATGCCTCGCCTCGCGAAGTCGTCCTCCGTCCCGCTCCTCCCTGATGCCTGGTCTCCCGCCGCTCGCCGCGCGCTCGTGAAGGCGGATCCCGTGATGGGGGCGCTGATGAAGAAAGTGGGCCCCCTGCGGCTGGAACTCAGCCCGCTGCACAGCCCCTTCGAGGCGCTGGCGCGCGCCATCGTCTACCAGCAGTTGCATGCCCGAGCCGCGTCCACCATCTTCGGCCGCGTGTGCGAGCGCGTGGGCCACGGCAAGGCCTTCACGCCGGAGAAGGTGCTGGCCACGCCGGAGACGGCGCTGCGCGAGGCGGGCCTGTCCGCCAACAAGCTGGCCGCGCTGCTGGACCTGGCGCGCAAGACGCAGGATGGCACCGTGCCGCCCCTGGCCCGCGTGCGGCGCATGTCCGACGCGGACCTGGTGGAGCACTTCACCCAGGTGCGAGGCATTGGCCCGTGGACGGTGGAGATGCTGCTCATCTTCCGCCTGGGGCGCCCGGACGTGCTGCCGGTGGATGACTACGGCGTGCGCAAGGGCTTCATGCTCGCGTACCAGCAGGACGAGATGCCCAAACCCAAGGCCCTGCTGGAGTTCGGCGAGCGCTGGCGTCCGTGGCGCACCGTGGCGAGCTGGTACCTCTGGCGCGCCACGGAGCTGCCTCCGGACTCCTTCAAGTGA
- a CDS encoding MFS transporter: MRLPSSRLRLLCALYFVQGMPFGFQVNALPVYLRARGASLAAIGFLGLLASPWMAKALWAPLVDRYSSERIGRRKSWILPMQALLASACVCASLAVDVGSLPLLFGCIFLMNLFAATQDIAVDGFAVDTLEPEELGLGNAAQVVGYKLGMMTGGGLLVWASAHIGWSGLFLAMAGLCLAVFGWVAAFREPPPRSTGVPLGAKRTWREVRGEIVHALRMPGTGWLLLFVLTYKLGETMSDVIYKSFLVDSGYVPAQIGLLVGTWGIGASLIGSVAGGLLASRVPLLKAVAITGTLRLVPLAGRWLLAHSGVTDTNVIAVTLAEEFFGGALTTAMFAFMMSRVDPLIGATHYTLLASVETAGKGVAGFLGGWLADAHHGGWGYASVFMLGLGLSVGFLALLAPLRRSAPLAPTPAPTPQPRSSGAGTEF, from the coding sequence ATGCGACTTCCCTCGTCTCGCCTGAGGCTGCTGTGCGCGCTGTACTTCGTGCAGGGCATGCCCTTCGGCTTCCAGGTCAACGCGTTGCCCGTGTACCTGCGCGCGCGCGGAGCCTCGCTGGCCGCCATTGGCTTTCTCGGCCTCCTCGCCTCTCCGTGGATGGCCAAGGCGCTGTGGGCGCCCCTGGTGGACCGCTACTCCTCGGAGCGCATCGGCCGCAGGAAGTCGTGGATCCTCCCCATGCAGGCCTTGCTCGCGAGCGCGTGCGTGTGCGCCTCGCTGGCCGTGGACGTGGGCTCGCTGCCGCTCCTGTTTGGCTGCATCTTCCTCATGAACCTCTTCGCCGCCACGCAGGACATCGCGGTGGACGGCTTCGCGGTGGACACGCTCGAACCGGAGGAACTGGGGCTCGGCAACGCCGCGCAGGTGGTGGGCTACAAGCTGGGGATGATGACCGGGGGCGGGCTGCTCGTCTGGGCGAGCGCGCACATCGGCTGGTCGGGCCTCTTCCTCGCGATGGCCGGGTTGTGCCTGGCGGTGTTCGGCTGGGTCGCCGCCTTCCGGGAGCCACCGCCGCGAAGCACGGGCGTGCCGTTGGGAGCCAAGCGCACCTGGCGCGAGGTGCGCGGTGAAATCGTCCACGCCCTGCGCATGCCCGGCACCGGCTGGCTGCTGCTGTTCGTCCTCACGTACAAGCTGGGCGAGACGATGTCGGACGTCATCTACAAGTCCTTCCTCGTCGACTCCGGCTACGTGCCCGCGCAGATCGGCCTCCTGGTGGGAACGTGGGGCATCGGGGCGTCGCTCATCGGCTCCGTGGCGGGAGGACTGCTCGCCTCGCGCGTGCCCCTGCTCAAGGCGGTGGCAATCACCGGCACGCTGCGGCTGGTGCCGCTCGCGGGGCGCTGGCTGCTGGCGCACTCCGGCGTCACCGACACGAACGTCATCGCCGTCACCCTGGCCGAGGAGTTCTTCGGCGGCGCCCTCACCACCGCGATGTTCGCCTTCATGATGTCGCGCGTGGATCCGCTCATCGGCGCCACGCACTACACGCTGCTGGCCAGCGTGGAGACCGCCGGCAAGGGCGTGGCCGGCTTCCTCGGAGGCTGGCTCGCGGATGCCCACCACGGCGGCTGGGGCTACGCGAGCGTGTTCATGCTCGGGCTCGGGCTCTCCGTGGGCTTCCTCGCCCTGCTAGCGCCCCTGCGCCGCTCCGCGCCACTGGCGCCCACTCCCGCCCCCACGCCCCAGCCGAGGAGCAGTGGAGCCGGCACCGAGTTTTGA
- a CDS encoding SIMPL domain-containing protein (The SIMPL domain is named for its presence in mouse protein SIMPL (signalling molecule that associates with mouse pelle-like kinase). Bacterial member BP26, from Brucella, was shown to assemble into a channel-like structure, while YggE from E. coli has been associated with resistance to oxidative stress.) yields the protein MAESVPGAGLIVVTVSSEHELEADHVDAIVDVRATAFFTGGAALTNAKEVLALVRRLEELGVSKDAFSLEAVHAEMNEGLLTRSSSAVYTLRIRLDVLERVADVLAAFTGLKQATLRELRWGYARETEAREGWLEELARAALRQARRVADGLGTRLVGTSRFAEKVTVVQAPVAHGAYDSGAIKSRSYGGGRPDLGFTVAHRKRMSVEATVEFHTVPAAS from the coding sequence ATGGCAGAGTCGGTTCCTGGCGCAGGTCTCATCGTGGTGACGGTCTCCTCCGAGCACGAGTTGGAGGCGGACCACGTGGACGCCATCGTGGATGTGCGCGCGACCGCGTTCTTCACGGGAGGCGCGGCGCTGACCAATGCGAAGGAGGTGCTCGCGCTGGTGCGCCGGCTGGAGGAGCTGGGCGTCTCCAAGGACGCGTTCTCGCTGGAGGCGGTGCACGCGGAGATGAACGAGGGGCTGCTCACCCGGTCGTCCTCGGCGGTGTACACGCTGCGCATCCGCCTGGACGTGCTGGAGCGCGTGGCGGACGTGCTGGCGGCGTTCACCGGCTTGAAGCAGGCCACGCTGCGCGAGCTGCGCTGGGGCTACGCGCGCGAGACGGAGGCGCGCGAGGGGTGGCTGGAGGAGCTGGCCCGCGCGGCGCTTCGCCAGGCCCGCCGCGTGGCGGATGGCCTGGGCACGCGGCTGGTGGGCACGAGCCGCTTCGCGGAGAAGGTGACGGTGGTGCAGGCGCCGGTCGCTCACGGCGCCTACGACTCTGGAGCCATCAAGTCCCGGAGCTACGGCGGCGGACGCCCGGACCTGGGCTTCACCGTGGCGCACCGCAAGCGGATGTCGGTGGAGGCCACGGTGGAGTTCCACACCGTGCCCGCCGCGTCCTGA
- a CDS encoding pyridoxal phosphate-dependent aminotransferase, translating to MSDDGTLHAFRSVPRTGVIYVTAEASRRGYKSGDPEWCNLGQGQPETGDLPGAPPRLHTVTVDVADQEYAPVAGLWEIREAIASLYNRLYRRGMPSQYSAENVCLSGGGRAALTRAAASLGSVNLGHFLPDYTAYEELLDVFKAFTAIPILLEGERGYAFTHEDLRREVQGRGLSALLFSNPCNPTGKLVQGEEMARWVGVAREQDCTLLIDEFYSHYIWTGRPGHLPVESAARYVEDVNRDPVVIFDGLTKNWRYPGWRMTWTIGPRQVIEAVSSAGSFLDGGGSRPLQRAAIPLLQEDAVVAETNAIHTVFREKRDRFHSRLERLGIRTDRAPDGTFYVWGNVSGLPAPLNDGMGFFRAALEKKIIAVPGEFFDVNPGKRRMRTSRFRNYVRLSFGPSQETLDKALARLEQMVMHYAEHPTKTP from the coding sequence GTGAGCGACGACGGGACCCTTCATGCCTTCCGCTCCGTGCCACGCACGGGCGTCATCTATGTCACCGCCGAGGCCAGCCGCCGCGGCTACAAGTCCGGAGACCCGGAGTGGTGCAACCTGGGGCAGGGACAGCCGGAGACCGGCGACCTGCCCGGAGCCCCTCCCCGCCTCCACACCGTCACCGTGGACGTGGCGGACCAGGAGTACGCCCCCGTGGCGGGCCTGTGGGAGATTCGCGAGGCCATCGCGTCGCTCTACAACCGGCTCTACCGCCGGGGCATGCCCAGCCAGTACAGCGCGGAGAACGTGTGCCTGTCCGGTGGTGGCCGCGCGGCCCTGACCCGCGCCGCGGCGAGCCTGGGCTCGGTGAACCTGGGCCACTTCCTCCCCGACTACACGGCCTATGAAGAGCTGCTGGATGTCTTCAAGGCCTTCACCGCCATCCCCATCCTGCTGGAGGGCGAGCGCGGCTACGCATTCACCCACGAGGACCTGCGGCGCGAGGTGCAGGGACGCGGCCTGTCCGCCCTGCTCTTCTCCAACCCGTGCAACCCCACCGGCAAGCTGGTGCAGGGCGAGGAGATGGCCCGCTGGGTCGGCGTGGCGCGCGAACAGGACTGCACGCTGCTCATCGACGAGTTCTATTCGCACTACATCTGGACGGGCCGCCCCGGCCACCTGCCCGTGGAGAGCGCCGCGCGCTACGTGGAGGACGTCAACCGCGACCCCGTGGTCATCTTCGACGGCCTCACCAAGAACTGGCGCTACCCGGGCTGGCGCATGACGTGGACGATTGGTCCACGGCAGGTCATCGAGGCCGTGTCGAGCGCGGGCAGCTTCCTCGACGGCGGTGGCAGCCGCCCCCTCCAGCGCGCGGCCATCCCCCTGCTCCAGGAGGACGCCGTGGTGGCCGAGACGAACGCCATCCACACGGTGTTCCGCGAGAAGCGCGACCGCTTCCACTCGCGCCTGGAGCGGCTGGGCATCCGCACGGACCGCGCCCCGGATGGGACGTTCTACGTGTGGGGCAACGTGTCTGGCCTGCCCGCGCCGCTCAATGACGGCATGGGCTTCTTCCGCGCCGCGCTGGAGAAGAAGATCATCGCCGTGCCCGGTGAGTTCTTCGACGTGAACCCCGGCAAGCGCCGCATGCGGACCTCACGGTTCCGCAACTACGTGCGCCTGTCCTTCGGGCCGTCCCAGGAGACGCTCGACAAGGCGCTCGCGCGGCTGGAGCAGATGGTCATGCACTACGCCGAGCACCCCACCAAGACGCCCTGA
- the dps gene encoding DNA starvation/stationary phase protection protein Dps: MSLYKSPSPLPEQARTALSQTLNERLADGLDLHSQIKVAHWNIKGPQFAALHPLFETFAVSLANHNDSIAERAVTLGGRAYGTSRHVAKASRLAEYPQETSRDLEHVKLLAERIEVYLAGLRESRKLAEGQLDTDTVDLFTGIITEFEKHAWFLRASLET; encoded by the coding sequence ATGTCTCTCTACAAGAGCCCGAGCCCCCTTCCCGAGCAGGCCCGCACCGCGCTGTCGCAGACGCTCAACGAGCGGCTCGCGGACGGACTCGACCTGCACTCGCAAATCAAGGTCGCCCACTGGAACATCAAGGGCCCGCAGTTCGCCGCGCTCCACCCGCTGTTCGAGACGTTCGCGGTGAGCCTGGCCAACCACAATGACTCCATCGCGGAGCGCGCCGTCACCCTGGGCGGGCGCGCCTACGGCACCAGCCGCCACGTGGCCAAGGCGAGCCGGCTAGCGGAGTACCCGCAGGAGACCTCGCGCGACCTGGAGCACGTGAAGCTCCTGGCCGAGCGCATCGAGGTGTACCTCGCGGGCCTGCGCGAGAGCCGCAAGCTGGCCGAGGGCCAGCTGGACACGGACACGGTGGACCTGTTCACCGGCATCATCACCGAGTTCGAGAAGCACGCCTGGTTCCTGCGCGCCTCGCTGGAGACCTGA
- a CDS encoding carboxymuconolactone decarboxylase family protein, whose amino-acid sequence MASLEVVRGELADAHKDTRLNLSAVLEGGSLTPEQRWGVAVACAFAARNDRLKEALLEEAKKALTNPEPVIEDARAAASLMAMNNVYYRFRHMIGKESYSSKRAGLRMNRLAQVLTNKVDFELVCLAVSAINGCEMCMRAHEKVVLDGGLTEDHVHDAVRIAAVVHAAAVGLES is encoded by the coding sequence ATGGCTTCGCTCGAAGTCGTCCGCGGCGAACTCGCGGACGCCCACAAGGACACCCGCCTCAACCTCTCCGCAGTACTGGAGGGGGGCAGCCTGACGCCCGAGCAGCGCTGGGGCGTGGCCGTCGCATGCGCCTTCGCCGCTCGGAATGATCGGCTGAAGGAAGCCCTGCTCGAAGAGGCGAAGAAGGCCCTCACGAACCCGGAGCCCGTCATCGAGGATGCGCGCGCCGCGGCCTCGCTGATGGCGATGAACAACGTCTACTACCGGTTCCGCCACATGATCGGGAAGGAGTCCTACTCGAGCAAGCGTGCGGGACTGCGGATGAACCGGCTCGCGCAGGTGCTGACGAACAAGGTGGACTTCGAGCTGGTCTGCCTCGCGGTCAGCGCCATCAACGGCTGCGAGATGTGCATGCGCGCTCACGAGAAGGTCGTGCTGGATGGCGGCCTGACCGAAGACCATGTGCATGACGCGGTCCGCATCGCGGCCGTGGTCCACGCCGCGGCGGTGGGTCTGGAGTCGTAA